A window from Mercenaria mercenaria strain notata unplaced genomic scaffold, MADL_Memer_1 contig_1251, whole genome shotgun sequence encodes these proteins:
- the LOC128551544 gene encoding transcription intermediary factor 1-beta-like, protein MATGGLHVDTSDEIFDFTCSPCAEQNKNREAVRYCVECQDYYCQSCTDMHKMFPAMRGHKLLNKADFNSSSHQQNLPQVPTERCNVHKTKVIDMYCRDHDEVCCTSCVAENHRPCSSVTSITDVVKQREETERDVETLIQEFSSLKKVCLQIKSGGDESMSKIDLAKEMAYEAIKHNRKELETVLDQLENTSRKQVEHEHRRLSNQHVEAKQKAMELENRLTKRISSLQSSTSNKAQQFVSEKLGLKDLAEISEIANTILKDTMTCFEFATDYPSIRQSLLEIESLGEIKRHGQCLFGPMNTLYEVKA, encoded by the exons ATGGCAACTGGGGGACTTCATGTTGATACGTCCGATGAGATATTTGATTTCACATGTTCACCTTGCGCGGAACAGAACAAAAATAGGGAAGCTGTAAGATATTGTGTGGAATGTCAGGATTATTACTGTCAGTCATGCACGGACATGCACAAGATGTTCCCCGCCATGAGAGGACATAAACTCCTCAATAAAGCTGATTTTAACTCGTCAAGTCATCAACAAAACTTGCCGCAGGTGCCGACGGAAAGGTGTAACGTTCATAAGACAAAGGTAATAGACATGTATTGTCGGGATCATGATGAGGTCTGCTGTACATCGTGTGTAGCTGAAAATCACag gCCATGCAGCTCGGTAACGAGTATAACCGATGTCGTCAAGCAGAGAGAAGAAACCGAAAGAGACGTAGAAACACTCATACAAGAATTTAGCTCTTTGAAAAAAGTCTGCTTACAAATAAAAAGTGGCGGAGATGAAAGTATGTCAAAGATAGATTTAGCAAAGGAAATGGCATATGAGGCTATCAAACACAATAGAAAAGAGCTAGAAACTGTGCTTGATCAACTTGAAAACACTTCAAGAAAACAAGTTGAACATGAACACAGGAGGCTTTCAAATCAGCATGTAGAAGCGAAGCAAAAAGCTATGGAACTTGAAAACCGGCTCACGAAGCGTATTTCTTCACTTCAATCTTCTACCAGTAACAAAGCGCAACAATTCGTTTCTGAAAAACTTGGACTAAAAGATCTTGCAGAAATATCCGAAATCGCAAACACGATTTTAAAAGATACGATGACATGTTTTGAGTTTGCTACTGATTATCCTAGCATACGTCAAAGTTTGTTAGAGATTGAGTCACTTGGAGAGATTAAAAGGCATGGTCAGTGCCTTTTTGGTCCAATGAATACACTTTATGAAGTCAAGGCC